The Mixophyes fleayi isolate aMixFle1 chromosome 1, aMixFle1.hap1, whole genome shotgun sequence genome includes a region encoding these proteins:
- the SAP30 gene encoding histone deacetylase complex subunit SAP30, translating to MMNGFPSEELHRDSGGEVTSPTAAAAAATPVPAVGLGPLNGQLCCLRDEGERCTRPAGNASFSKRIQKSISQKKVKIDLDKTARHLYICDFHKNLIQSVRNRRKRKASDDDEGDSPVHDADTPEVDLFQLQVNTLRRYKRHFKLQARPGLNKAQLVEIIGGHFRTLPVNEKDTLTYFICSVKNEKNKAEHKSDGILH from the exons ATGATGAACGGATTCCCTTCCGAGGAGTTACACCGGGATAGTGGTGGAGAGGTCACCTCCCCTacagctgcagcagcagcagccaccCCGGTCCCCGCGGTGGGTCTGGGTCCCCTGAACGGGCAGCTGTGCTGCCTGCGGGACGAAGGGGAGAGGTGCACCCGGCCTGCGGGCAATGCCAGCTTCAGCAAGAGGATCCAGAAAAGCATTTCCCAGAAGAAAGTCAAGATAGACCTGGACAAGACA GCAAGACATCTTTATATTTGCGACTTCCACAAGAACTTAATTCAGAGTGTAAGAAACAGACGAAAAAGGAAGgctagtgatgatgatgaaggggactCTCCGGTCCATGACGCTGATACCCCTGAG GTAGACCTTTTCCAGTTGCAAGTAAACACCCTAAGAAGATATAAGCGACATTTCAAACTTCAAGCAAGGCCTGGTCTGAATAAAGCACAGCTTGTTGAA ATAATTGGCGGCCATTTCCGAACACTCCCAGTGAATGAAAAGGACACACTCACTTACTTCATCTGCTCGGTGAAGAATGAGAAAAACAAAGCGGAACACAAGTCTGACGGGATTCTTCATTAG